Part of the Quercus robur chromosome 5, dhQueRobu3.1, whole genome shotgun sequence genome, TTATTTCCGTTGTGTACTCTCAGATTTCAAAAATTTGTCGAAGCTAAGCAAGTTGAAGCACCTAGACCTCCGTGGCAATCATTTCGACGAAGGGATTTTAAGATCTTTGGGTGCACTGTCAGCGCTTACATCCTTGAAATTGGATAATAATGAAATGGAGGGCCCCCTTTATGACCAAGGTAATGCAAGGTTCTTTTGGTTCTTACacccaaaataaagaattaataaacaaataatatatatgaaaagagtgGTTGATGGAGAGTGGGACTACTAAAACGTTACTCAAAAGTTGTTTggtcttccaaaaataaacacGTGAGGACTTCGTTATTTGGACAGAAGTTGACTGCTGCCCTGCTTTTcgatatatatattatttaacgTTACAATAAATAATGCTCTGCTTCTTCTAAATTTGTTGTATTCATATTGCTGCATATCTTGCTAGTCTAAGAAGCTTGGAGGTCCTCAATTTAGCTGACAATTATTTCAATGGTTCTTTGCCAAAATGTaatggatttttctttgttctctttTACTTCTTGTCCTCTCTCCCTCCTAAATTCTATGGTTGAATTAGCTTTGGGTGCATGTCTATATAATGGTCATGTTCAAATTACACtacttaataattttgtatttgatgaggatttttttttttttttgaaaaatccacACTTTGAATACATTAtttaatatctctctctctctctctctctctctctaagaaaaGGGTTGTTGATGGGAGAGTGGGACTACTAAAACATTACTCTAAGTTGTTTGGTCTCCCAAaccactacatgataatctagaaatcgaTCTTGTTTTCATGGAAcatatttgttttaaaatcTAAAGCATGCTTGTCTTTGCttcttaaatataaaattaaatcatcaattgtatctattggcaaacaaatcacaagaggtatccaattttaaaatcaagaaataataaaccaaacattcaatcaattaagataaatcctaaatcatgagaaaaacatgattgaactcatattgAGAATCCTATCTTAGTCAATTAATATGAAGTAAGAATAGtttaatcattaaagaacaatcattatgggaaaaatcaaatctcaaAATAAATACCGATAATCCTTAAGAAAGTTTAATCCAAAccttaattgaaaatttagctactcatggtaattgaaaaaaaaaaaaatactaaacattaaactcaacaaatataataaaatagagaaagaaatagttACTATACATGGAAGAAAGCCACAAAGGCAGCCACCATTGCGGCTCCCCTGCCTCTCTatccttctcttcttttttcttcttaccCACAAACTGACATAAAGCCTTCATATAAGAGAACACACTACTAATACAAGTTGCACAAGGAGTAAACCCCCCTCCCcgacccccaaaaaaagaaggaaatttgGAATGGGAAATTCGTCAAATTTTCATGCCCATGTTGCAAAGGTGTAGCCCTTTGAGTTAAATTTCCTATCCAACTTGAATCATTGCAATCCAATATCTGAACTGAGAGTTATACTCAAAATACTGAGACCTATGCAGaaagattctgattttggattttgacatttttttttctccaattgGCTTCTTTTCTTAATCGGTTAAAATTCTCCACATCTTGTAGGTCTTTGAGTTTGAGTTGGGTTCAGCCCACTTGAGTTAGAGTCTATCCTTATGCCTTAAATAAAGTCCATTAGCATGTAAATTCTCAGTTACTAATAAAACATAGATAACTCAAAATTTGTCACTAATcatcataaaaataaagataaagatacGAATATAAGAGtactttattatatttatttcatatatattgAAACACAGAACACAACATATATGTTGGTTTAATTGTGGGCTACTAaatatcttattattattctctttacttcttcttcttctcctctctttctcctaAATTATGGTTGAATTAGCTTTGGGTACATGTCTATATAATGGTCATGTTCAAATTACACTACTTAATGACCAAGGTAATGCAAGGTTCTTTTGGTTCCTACACTCAAaataaagaattaataaacaaataaaatcttgtCTGGATAATGTTTATTAAGATCTAATCTAGCTTGTAagtgcaaagaaaataaaagaataaatttggaaatatatatatatatatatatatatatatataaagaaaagagtGGTTGATGCGAGAGTGGGACTACTAAAACGTTACTCAAAGTTGTTTggtcttccaaaaataaacacATAAGGATTTGGGAAGAAGTTGACTACTGCCTTGCTTTTCAATATATAActgtatatattatttaacGTTGCAATACATGATGCTCTGTTTCTTCTAAATATGTTATATTCATATTGCTGCAAATTTTGCTAGTCTAAGAAGCTTGGAGGTCCTCAATTTAGGAGGCAATAATTTCAATGGTTCCTTGCCAAAATGTAAtggatttttctttattctctttacttcttcttcttcttctctctctctctttcccctAAAGTCTATGGTTGAATTAGCTTTGGGTGCATGTCTATATAATGGTCATGTTCAAATTACtctatttaataattttgtatttgatgagtttttttttttttaacaaatcctCACTTTGAAtacattatttaatatatatacagtTCATagtttagaaatatatattaagataatcaataattaaaaaaatattataccagagccttgtagctcaattgattGGTAGCTCCTAATATGTCTGACATCTAGAGTTCCAAACCTCCCTCCCCTCCTTGCTTttcaatatataattatatatattattcaacGTTGCAATATATAATGCTCTGTTGCTTCTAAATATGTTGTATTCATATTGCTACAGATCTTGCTAATCTAAGAAGCTTGGAGGTCCTTAATTTAGGAGGCAATAATTTCAATGGTTCCTTGCCAAAATGTAAGggatttttctttattctctttgcttcttcttcttctcctctctctctctctcccctaaACTCTATGGTTGAATTAGCTTTGGGTGCATGTCTATATAATGGTCATGTTCAAATTGCACtacttaataattttgtattttatgagtttttttttggataaatccACACTTTGaatacattattttatatatatatatatatatatagttcataatttagaaatatatattatgataatcaataattaaaaattttttatgccagagccttgtagctcaatcgATTGGTACCTCTTGATATGTCTATAGCATTTGGGGTTCCAAACCTCCCTCCCCTATTATAATTACAGAGTAATCAAAAATTATTTCATCAATTATTgatattgaaatataaaataataataaaatcatgcATAGAACATGCCTTTAATGATcacaaggaaaataaaattctaCTGGCATATATTTGGTGTATGTGTTAAGATTGTACATTTTAgtgagatttttaaaatattaatctaatTAAGTGTTATAAAATTGTGTAATACATATAACAAAGAGTAATATTAGATGTAATTCTCACATACATAATTTGAGCAGTGATTTTTCCACACCacaaatgattttctttttctatagaGATTGGGCAGCTTTGGGTAGGTTGGAGCTTTTAGATCTTAGTAACAATCACTTCACTGGAATTGTTCCTCCTTCCATAGGAGTATTGTTTTCTCTCAAATCTTTATCTTAATTTGAGCTGAAGAGATCTTAGTAACAATCTTTTTCTACAGGTTTATGTGGACTCAAAAGACTTGAAGAGTTAGATCTTAGTGAGAATTCTTTTGAAGGGACCCTTCCATCTTGCCTATACAATTTGACATCTCTTCAACAGTTAGATCTCTATGGGAATCAGTTCCGAGGAAACATTTCATCTTGGATAGTTGACCTTACATCCCTTAAGTATATTGATCTCAATTATAACCTTTTTGAGGGTTTATCATTCAGCTTATTTGCTAATCATTCCAAGCTTGAGTCATTTCAATTTAGTTGTTATAACGAGAAGGTTGATATAGAAACAGAAAATTCAGACTGGGTACCCTTATTTCAGTTGGAGTCTTTAGTGATATCTAACTGTTCTCTGAATAAGCTATCCCATCAACTTCCGACATTTCTCTTTCACCAGCATAGCTTGAGAGAACTTGATCTTTCACACAATGGGTTGAAAGGACCGTTTCCTGATTGGTTGTTTAGAAACAATACTAGGCTAGAATCTGCCATTCTTGACCATAACTCTTTCACCGGTCATTTTCATTTGCCGCTCTGTCTTAACTCTACTTATGTGATAGATGTGTCAAACAATCAGCTCAATGGAAAGCTTCAACGAAATATTGGGGAGATCCTACCAAATATTCAGTACCTACAGTTATTCAATAATTCTTTCACAGGTTCTCTCCCATCCTCATTTGGTAATATGAGTCTCTTGGACACACTCGACGTGTCCCTTAACAACTTCTCCGGAGAAGTACCAAAGGACTTATTTGTCGGTTGCTCCAGCCTGTCGATCTTGGTGTTATCCAATAATTATTTTGACGGCCATTTAGATTGGGTACCTTTATTTAACTTATCTGGgctatatattttaaacataaatCATAATCAGTTCTCCGGAGCTATTCCAAATGAATTACCCAATTTCGTGGATTTTTCTATCTTGGATGTTAGCAACAACAAAATGTCGGGTAGGATTCCTACTTGGATATGCAATTCAACATATTATGGTGGTATTCTCatgcaaaataataattttgaaggTCAAATTCCATGTGAAACAATTACATCTGAGTTTTTGGACCTTTCTCATAACCTCCTTGATGGATCTTTACCTTTGTGGTCAAGCACTCGGTTAAAACATTTACATTTGGAAGAGAACAACTTTTCAGGATCAATACCAGAACCATTTCTCAATATGTCGGAGCTTTGGACATTGGATATCAGCGATAATAAATTGTCAGGCAGCATTCCCAGTGCCATCAGTAAAACTTCCAACTTAAGAATTTTGTTGCTGGGAGGAAATCATTTGAGTGGCAATATTTCAACACAGTTATGTCAACTGACCAATATAACTTTAATGGATCTTTCAAGAAACTTATTTTTCGGGACAATACCTCATTGTTTTGGACACACACTGTCTTTTGGTATTTTTGAAGCACGATATTCGCAACGGGCATTTGGTATTTTCTTCAATGGTAGTCGCGATCCTGCGCCTTACGTAGCTGTTGAAATTAACTTTGTTACCAAATATAGGCTTAGCTCTTACAAGGGTGACATTCTTATGTACATGTCAGGTTTGGATTTATCCTGTAACAATCTGACAGGTGAAATCCCACTTGAACTTGGACAGCTACAAAGAATTCATGCACTAAACTTGTCTCACAATCAATTGACAGGTTCCATTCCAAAATCTTTCTCAGACTTGACTAATGTAGAGAGCTTGGATCTTTCTCACAATAGATTGAGTGGAGAAATTCCTCCACAATTGATTGAGCTTACCTTTTTGGAGGTGTTCAGTGTTGCTTATAACAACTTATCAGGTAGGACCCCAGATATGAAAGCCCAATTTGGAACTTTTGATGCAAGCAGCTATGATGGAAATCCATTTCTTTGTGGACTGCCATTGGAGAAAAATTGCACCGGGAGAGATGATTCTCCAACGCCAATGCATTCCTCAGATGTAAGTGATGAGAGATGGTACAAAGTTGATCAAACGGTGTTCTTCACTAGCTTTTCAGTCACTTACATCATGTTTTGCCTAGGAGTAATTACTGTTCTTTATATCAACACTCATTGGCGACTGTGGTACTACAATTTGGCTGAGGATTGCATGTATTCTTGTTATTTTTCTATTGCAATTTCTCTACGTAAGTTATCAGCCTATTTGTATAATTAGCTAAGGTTACTTCCTCAATATCTGGGAACTTTTATTGTAACGAATTTTATATCTATGTTGATGAATGATGGACTAAGAGCTTAAGAAGCAGAATCAATTGCACTGTTAAATTACTCTCTATAGAATTCATAATTGCCTAAACAGATTCTATTACAATTTTGTTACGGTCTAACAGCTATAAGTGAAAAGGCATTGTTTAACTTCATTAATACAATTATAAAATGTTGTCACATGCATCGTGAACTTTAACAGGTATATGTGAAACCATGCATGTTGTGTACATCAAGTGTCACGATATCATTTTGTTGTTTGACCATAGACCAATGGTCACTACTCACTGGCTGTGGAACAGTGCCATTTCTACGTAAATATTACGGTACATTCTAGTGCATTGTTGATGCGGATGATCACACTAGATATTACTATCATAGTTCTTTTAAGTACTTTTAAGTTAATTAAGGGTCAGTTTGGGAACaacatttttaactttttgctaaatagttcaAGCAGTTTATTTGTCATTGATCAATACACATGTTACGTTCCACAGGTTGATAGCTCATTTTAGCATTTGTGAACCTCTTTAACTAATCTtcttagtaaattaattaaacTCTTTGGGCTGTCTCTTAGATTATGTGTAGGAATCATTTATGGTCCggttggattgagggggagagagggaaaataGAGTAAAGCATagtaaatttgatttaaaattaatctattttcAGCCTACACTAaactactctactcccctccactctctctccttttccCCTCAATTTAAACGGGCCCatagtgtatgtttggatagcACGTTTAAGTGCtgcgtcttttttttttttttttttccagtcgCAACTGTTGACCGGTCttttgtgaacagtgcataaatgcactgtttacgggtctcacaaactccactttttatcaactttttcattaaaaataggtcccacggtactatttacacatttaaaaattattttgctacagtgttttcagttttcagtttcagcaaaataagttctatccaaacagacccttagtctACACCCTTATATATACTATGCTGAAAACTAATTCAAACCACTTGTAACTCTTGCTTGATCACAAGAAATTCCGGCTTCATGGCAAAATACATGAAATATGCCCCTACTAATTCCGTAGTGCTCCTCCTTAGTCACCCTTCCCGTTTGTGTATGAAGCGTGAGTTCATTtatcaacttttaaaaaatcatttttaaggtaagcaagaaatttttattcagtttctcaaccaaaataataataataataattcaacaACACCAACCGTGTCTGACAGGACACTAATACAGTCACCGCACTCCTAGGAATAAACAATAACAGTCTAATACTACAAAAGCATTATAAATTACAACAAAGTTTTTAAATAGAACGTTatatttaaagtaaaatatGCACAGATttcttattattgttatttatttatttttttttttaaaagtgtaaATTACACTCTAAAGTTTGaggatttttgaattttacatccttaaatttcagaatttagattttacctctTGAAGTTACATTCTATTTGCATTAGTAGCTCGTTTGTCCATATTTTAAGTTAAGTGACGCATAAATTGGCTGGTCATGCAAGTTTAATCCATCCAATAAAATAATGGCATGTGACATAATGAAAACTGAGGTGGTATTATTTTGTTGGATGAGCTAAACACATGTGGCAAGTTTATGTGACAATTAATAACATAAAGTATGGATAGAATGGCTACTAATGCAACGTAATCTCaggaggtaaaatccaaattccaaatcttcaAGTGTAAATTTTGAAGAACCCAAATTTTAGAGGTGTAGTTTGCACTATagtcatttttttcccctttactTCTCAATCATTTTTGTTGAGATGCAGTTCTTGTTCATTGAGTTATTAGTTGAGAGTTAAAATTGCAATGTGGAGTACGCTAAACAGCATGTCTCCATCGAAGTTTAAATTACACTAGCTCATGTGAATGTGGAAATTTAGAGATTCTCTTAGTTACCTAATGCACTCTCTTTACTCCATAGGATTATTGATTTCAACATCGTACTGCAAAAGATATAAAGAGTCTAATCAAAATATGAATGTGGATCGGTGTGCTTCAACGATCACCTCAATGTGGAAATTTAAGGCATCCATTGACTAACCCATATTATTTAGGACGTTTCTACcaagttgaagaaaaataaaaaaaaggatgtaAGCCTACGCGGTCTTTGTTGTTTTCAGGAATCGGAGTCCCTAATTTGAAAGTATATTTCCCAAGCAAAAGTTGCATAATTACGTTCTACTATATGCAAATAAGCAagtttctcaatatatatatatatatatatatatattatgcaaATAAGAAAAAGTTGCATAATTAGtcccatttttaatatatgctctttgaatttatattattaagtcaaCACCATGGTTATAAGGCCAGCCACCATCTCATTAGAGGGGATAAACCAAACTCGTATCTCACCCATCTCCACTATATATTGAATATAGTGATAATCAATGTGTTTGCCCATGTAAACATTTGCTCTAGTTTTTATTAACATGACAATAGACTTGTTGTCGCAAAACACACTAATCGTTCTGTTACGTATAACTAATTTTAAATTGTCGACAAAATCCATAATGTTCTAATTACCTGCTATATTGCACGATATGTATACTACATCCATCATATATTTCATACACAACTTTAGAAATGTATGTCCGCTTGTAGATTTTCAATCATCTATATCTCCTGTAAAATCTGCGATAATATATTCTAGTATTTCTAGATCACTTGAACCAAAACACAGTTTCTTTCCCTTAGTGCCTTGGAGATAACTAGCTATATCTGTTTAACTACCTACCAACGTGCTCAACGTGATTAGATTAATATCTATGTTAGAGTTgtatagttaaatgattaaatttaccatatataTCACAATAGTTTAAACTTGTGAAataatcagtaatttaacatggtattagagcaagAGATCCTGAGTTTGATTCTTATCTCTTTCACTCTACCTCCAATTTAAATTTTCACGTGCTAGACCTCACCTATTAAAAGGTAGTATTGGCCTATATGTGAGGGGAAAATCAGTTAAACAGTCTACTCACTGGTCTCATCACATGACAAGTATCTAGCATTGTCATAGTGTACATGAGGCTGCTTACAGCTTAGGCGCAGGGACATTTTTCATGAATCTCATCATCCTTAGTTCATTGGCTTATAGGAAATTTTTGAATTGTATTTTGTTTGGGTAGTGGTCCGGACCAAAtgaacacccccccccccctccccaatTCCGAATCGGTTCAAATTTTGACTACATTCCAACTGGAATTTCGTCAATCTGGACAAACATTGATTTCGAGCTGAAATTGTGAGTGGAAAAATCTAGAGTAAAGCGGTGGAACTAAATGGTGGGGCACGAAGGAAAGGGACTGAATCAAAAAAAGGATGAGTATAAATCAAAAATGAATCGATAAGAAGCAAGATGAGAATATTAGAGAGGggtaataaataataaaaatgaaaataaagtagaactgagatttgagaaagggaaaaaaatcaacatatacAAAGTAGAGCTATGTAAAGGATTTGACATTCATGTGGGAGggtgaaataaaaaaagagacagAAAATCTTAGAGattcaaacttttttacaaattgctgatgtggtgagtaattattggcgagtaaaaaagtgatgtacgTGGTGGGCTAGTTAAGAACCAATAAGAGCTTGCTACTTCAACCGTTTGTAAAAATTGTACATTAtagcagtaaaaaaaaaaaaaaaatgttacgttCATAAAATTTTCACTACAAATCATAAGTGATAAGTGATAAGTTATTATTGACACTAATAAGTACCcaaaactaaaattattatttttcccacTAATAACAttaaagtaataatttttccaACTAATAACATTAAAGTGTTTtggatataacatttctcttaatATATtacttcttttgtttatttattttttccttgtaTAACACATCAGATCACTTTAGAAAGTGTTTTAGACAGTTTtacattattaattttattttatttttatgtaatcaattaaatttttttagctttttagcttaATAATGACACAGCAgatcatttttattgttattatagcAAAAATGTTTCTGCTAAGATATTCTGTTAATGTAGTCAGTCTAGAACGAAATTCAAAACGTTTCTTATAGACAAAAAGGCTCAGTGTCCTATTTGCTACACATTTAGGATTGGCGGAGGTTGCTGGGCAATCCCGCCGGGTCCAATGAGTCTATTAAGTTGGAACTGtcgagggcttgggaaccctcaGACAGTTAATGCCTTGAGAAAGGTTATTAGGTTAGAAGATCCCAATTTGGTGTTCTTGATGGAAACTAAGTCGAATGAAGAGTGGGTAAAAATTGTACGTAATCAGTGTGGTTTTAAAGACAGTTTTATTGTTCCTAGTGATGGGTTAAAAGGGGGGTTAGCTTTATTTTGGAAATCTGATATCAAAGTGGATGTGCTGGATTCTTCGCTCTCTTTTATTGATGCGTTGATTGAGGTGGGTGAAAGAATTGGGTGTTGGCATTTGTCAGGCTTCTATGGTCACCTTGAGACTGCACTAAGGATGGAATCATGGAGATTGCTTAACTTTTTAAGGGATAGCTCACAATTGCCGTGGCTAGTGattggagattttaatgaaattagatGTCAAGCAGAAAAGGAGGGAGGGGCATCTAGGTCGGTTCAGCAAATGGCCAGGTTTAATGCTTCTATTAACTATTGTAGGCTGAAGGAGGTTGGTTTTGTAGGTCCTAAATTCACATGGCTATATCAGAAACGGGATGGCATTCAAATTAGGGAGAGGTTGGATAGGGCCTTAGCTTCTATAGATTGGCATTCTCTTTTCCCTAATGCTAAGCTTCATCATAAGTCCTCTTCTGCTTCTGATCATAATCCTCTTCTGCTGCATGTATTCTCCAAGAAAAAACACCTGAAACACAAGAAAATTTTTCGATTTGAGTCTATGTGGTTGAAGGATGAGAGATGTGAGAATGTGGTGACAAAGGCATGGGAGGAAGGGTTGTGCATGGCCTCGGATTTTCCTATCTTATCTTGCATGGAGTCATGCAGAAACAAATTGGAGGCTTGGAATGGGCATGAGTATGGGCATGTGGGAAAGAAGATTGCTTGCTTACAAAAACGTCTAGAATGGCTGGAGATGCAAGATTCATCACCTACAGTTATAAAAGACTTACGAGACACTAGAGTGGAATTGAATTGTTGGTTTGATAAGGAGGATGCAATGTGGAAACAGAGAGCACGGCTAAACTGGTTTCGGGAGGGAGACCGAAATACCCGTTTCTTTCATGCAAAGGCTTCAGCAAGGTTTCAAAAGAACTTAATTGAAGGGGTGTTAGATGCCGAAGATGTGTGGCAGGTTGATCAAGGGGAGATTGAGAAGGTGTTTATTGACTACTACTCTGAATTGTTCACTTCCTCAGCACCATCAGAGTTCACTGAAATTATGGAGGCTGTTCAACCTAGAGTCACCCAATCAATGAATTCCATGCTGGTGAAGGAATTCCAGGCAGGTGAAGTGCACAAAGTCTTGAAGCAGATGTATCCTTTAAAAGTCCCAGGTTCGGATGGTATGCCCCctctttttttccaaaaattttgggcTACTGTAGGTGGAGTAGTGACTAAGACAGTATTGGATTTCCTAAATTCGGGCATTACCccgccaaaatttaatgaaaccCATATTGTTTTGGTCCCTAAAACTACCTCACCTAAAAGAGTAACGGAGTATAGACCAATTAATCtttgtaatgttatttacaAACTGGCATCTAAAACTCTTGCCAACAGACTTAAAAAAATCCTCCCATCTATTATCAGTGACACTCAAAGTGCTTTCGTGAATGGTAGACTGATTACTGATAATGTTCTAGTAGCTTTTGAGGCAATGCACCAGATTAATTTGAAGAAATCAAGGGTTAAAGGTGAGATGGCTCTCAAGCTAGACATGAGCAAAgcctatgatagggtggaatggGCATGTTTAGAGAAGATAATGGAGAAATTGGGGTTTCACTCAAGATGGAGAAGCTTGATGATGCAATGCATCTCTTCTGTCACTTATGCAATCCGTATCAATGGTAAACCTAGTGGCCATATTATTCCTTCCAGAGGTCTTCGCCAAGGTGATCCACTTTCcccatatttatttttgatttgtgcTGAAGGTCTTTCtgctttaattaaaaaagcTACAGCTGATGGCTTGTTGGAAGGTGTATCTGTGTGTAGGGGTGGCCTTTGTctatctcatttattttttgcagatgacagtCTAATCTTCTGCAAAGCCACTGTTGAAGAATGTGTAGCCCTCCAGAAAGTACTGAGTACGTATGAGCAAGCCTCTGGCCAACAGTTGAACCGTGTCAAAACTTCTCTGTTTTTCAGTCCTAACACCGCAAAGGAGATCCAGGAGGAGATAAAGGTGAGGTTTGGGGCTCAAGTGATTAGGCAGCATGAAAAGTATCTGGGCCTCCCATCATTGGTgggaagaaataaaaagaatactTTCAAGGAAGTCAAGACAAAATTGGCTAAGAAATTGGCTGGTTGGAAGGAAAAGCTATTGTCTAAATCTGGAAAGGAAGTTCTGATAAAAGCGGTGGCCCAAGCTATTCCGACGTACATTATGAGCTGCTTTAAAATTCCTGATTCCCTTTGTGATGAGATGACGAGTATCATtaggaatttttggtgggggcaatGTAAGGAGGAACGGAAAATGGCATGGATCAGTTGGGAGAAACTTTGTGCCCCAAAGGCTTGTGGGGGTATGGGATTTAAGCAACTGAAGCAATTTAATTTGGCCATGTTGGCAAAACAAGGTTGGCGGCTCCAGACTGGGAATGATTCCTTATTGTATAAGGTATTTAAGGCCAAATATTTTCCGAGGTGTGAGTTTGTTGATGCAACTCTTGGAAAAAAATCCTTCATTTGCTTGGAGGAGTATTTTGGCAGCTCAAGCGATTATCCGGAATGGTAAAAGGTGGCAAGTGGGGAATGGGCATAGTATCATGATTTGGAAGGATAAATGGGTGCCTTCTCCCTCAAATTATAAGGTAGTATCTCCAATCTCAAACCTACCTGAGGACTCTCGAGTTGCAGCCCTTATAGACGAAGAAAAGGGTGCATGGAAAAATGAGGTGGTGCGGCAAACTTTCCTTCCTCATGAAGCTGATTTAATTTGTAGCATAGCTCTAAGTGTGAATCTGCCAGCGGATAAGCAGGCCTGGGCTTTAACGCACAATGGAATCTTTAGTGTC contains:
- the LOC126727576 gene encoding receptor-like protein 56 isoform X2, encoding MGRSLVKWLLWGLIVLVHLHGHRGCFEEERMGLLEIKEEFARSTPNATIRDYLSPSRRVYILPSWVDDYKSECCEWERVTCDSTTGHVTHLSLHNIWEFDTEGLYYYFIDTSELKDMVWFLNVSLFESLKELRSLNLSFNGIGGWIEHKVSESLLRLNKLESLDLDSNIFNQSIIQSLRLLTSLKSLNLSYNALEGSLPTKELSVFEDLEILDLSNNRLNGSETVQGSISLLRLKKLERLDLGSNGFKRSIIQSLRLLKSLKTLSLRYNNLEGSFPIEELSVFEDLEKLDLSNNELNGSLTIQDFKNLSKLSKLKHLDLRGNHFDEGILRSLGALSALTSLKLDNNEMEGPLYDQGNASLRSLEVLNLADNYFNGSLPKYLANLRSLEVLNLGGNNFNGSLPKCLCGLKRLEELDLSENSFEGTLPSCLYNLTSLQQLDLYGNQFRGNISSWIVDLTSLKYIDLNYNLFEGLSFSLFANHSKLESFQFSCYNEKVDIETENSDWVPLFQLESLVISNCSLNKLSHQLPTFLFHQHSLRELDLSHNGLKGPFPDWLFRNNTRLESAILDHNSFTGHFHLPLCLNSTYVIDVSNNQLNGKLQRNIGEILPNIQYLQLFNNSFTGSLPSSFGNMSLLDTLDVSLNNFSGEVPKDLFVGCSSLSILVLSNNYFDGHLDWVPLFNLSGLYILNINHNQFSGAIPNELPNFVDFSILDVSNNKMSGRIPTWICNSTYYGGILMQNNNFEGQIPCETITSEFLDLSHNLLDGSLPLWSSTRLKHLHLEENNFSGSIPEPFLNMSELWTLDISDNKLSGSIPSAISKTSNLRILLLGGNHLSGNISTQLCQLTNITLMDLSRNLFFGTIPHCFGHTLSFGIFEARYSQRAFGIFFNGSRDPAPYVAVEINFVTKYRLSSYKGDILMYMSGLDLSCNNLTGEIPLELGQLQRIHALNLSHNQLTGSIPKSFSDLTNVESLDLSHNRLSGEIPPQLIELTFLEVFSVAYNNLSGRTPDMKAQFGTFDASSYDGNPFLCGLPLEKNCTGRDDSPTPMHSSDVSDERWYKVDQTVFFTSFSVTYIMFCLGVITVLYINTHWRLWYYNLAEDCMYSCYFSIAISLRKLSAYLYN
- the LOC126727576 gene encoding receptor-like protein 56 isoform X3; this encodes MGRSLVKWLLWGLIVLVHLHGHRGCFEEERMGLLEIKEEFARSTPNATIRDYLSPSRRVYILPSWVDDYKSECCEWERVTCDSTTGHVTHLSLHNIWEFDTEGLYYYFIDTSELKDMVWFLNVSLFESLKELRSLNLSFNGIGGWIEHKVSESLLRLNKLESLDLDSNIFNQSIIQSLRLLTSLKSLNLSYNALEGSLPTKELSVFEDLEILDLSNNRLNGSETVQGSISLLRLKKLERLDLGSNGFKRSIIQSLRLLKSLKTLSLRYNNLEGSFPIEELSVFEDLEKLDLSNNELNGSLTIQDFKNLSKLSKLKHLDLRGNHFDEGILRSLGALSALTSLKLDNNEMEGPLYDQDLANLRSLEVLNLGGNNFNGSLPKCLCGLKRLEELDLSENSFEGTLPSCLYNLTSLQQLDLYGNQFRGNISSWIVDLTSLKYIDLNYNLFEGLSFSLFANHSKLESFQFSCYNEKVDIETENSDWVPLFQLESLVISNCSLNKLSHQLPTFLFHQHSLRELDLSHNGLKGPFPDWLFRNNTRLESAILDHNSFTGHFHLPLCLNSTYVIDVSNNQLNGKLQRNIGEILPNIQYLQLFNNSFTGSLPSSFGNMSLLDTLDVSLNNFSGEVPKDLFVGCSSLSILVLSNNYFDGHLDWVPLFNLSGLYILNINHNQFSGAIPNELPNFVDFSILDVSNNKMSGRIPTWICNSTYYGGILMQNNNFEGQIPCETITSEFLDLSHNLLDGSLPLWSSTRLKHLHLEENNFSGSIPEPFLNMSELWTLDISDNKLSGSIPSAISKTSNLRILLLGGNHLSGNISTQLCQLTNITLMDLSRNLFFGTIPHCFGHTLSFGIFEARYSQRAFGIFFNGSRDPAPYVAVEINFVTKYRLSSYKGDILMYMSGLDLSCNNLTGEIPLELGQLQRIHALNLSHNQLTGSIPKSFSDLTNVESLDLSHNRLSGEIPPQLIELTFLEVFSVAYNNLSGRTPDMKAQFGTFDASSYDGNPFLCGLPLEKNCTGRDDSPTPMHSSDVSDERWYKVDQTVFFTSFSVTYIMFCLGVITVLYINTHWRLWYYNLAEDCMYSCYFSIAISLRKLSAYLYN